The Anas acuta chromosome 2, bAnaAcu1.1, whole genome shotgun sequence genomic interval GGGGTCAGAAGAGCTCATCTGCGCAGTTATATGGACACACGATTGTCCCCACAAGTCACCTCCAGGCAGCAgaccccaaattccccccccaCCAGGCACCAGCCCCCAAATTCTCCCCAAAACATCCTTGCCATCCCTCCTCAACCACACAAACCGCAAGaaccctctttttcttctttttttccccctgtttcCCCAGGGAACAGAGCcaaaaaccccccaaaaccttTTTATGCGCCCGGATCTGCGGCCCCAAAAAGCCGACACCTGCTTTGAGAGGGGCCCCGGCCCCAAACCACCCGTTGAGAACTTTTTGGGACTCGCTATTCCTCCAGAAATTGTGATTTTAAcccttttaaatataaaaaaaaactttttaaaaaacccttttaaatataaaaatgatttctggaGGTTGTGCACCGAGACACGGCTGCGTCAGAAGGGCGTGGAGTTTTTGGGGGAATATTTTGTGATGTGCGCAGGCTTCTCCCGATCCGAAAAGAGAGAAATTAGCCTCGCAGATGGGATTTCTGCCTCCTGAAAGTGTCAGAGCCCGGTCATTTTTGGGACAACCGCCTTCAAATTTGCCTTTACCGCAGCCCAAACTCTTCCTGATGCCTGCTTGGGGGGGCGGAGAGCACCGACTTCACCTCCTGGAGGACCCGGGAGCGATTTCCCCGCTCCCAAAACCTCTCGGGGAAGCACGAGGTGAGCCAGGAGCTGATTTTTTCCTACCTTCCCTGCCGAAAATCTGGCTCCTGGCGGCCggcagcctgcagagcctgtgtttgctgagctgcagcagccccttgGGCGAGCAGCGTTTGGGCAGCGCCGTTTTCCCCCGCAGGTTTCGCTTCTTGGCTTGGAAGGGGCTCCTCAGGGGGGCGGGAGGAGTGGGGCTGCTCTTCTTATCCGCCGGGGAGCTGccggggggggaaaaaaaaacagttagaGGAGGGTAAAAAGCGAGGAGAAACGCCCTCAATCCCTTCACCTGGAGGTAAAATGAGCGATTTTCCAAGATTTATGGCcgggatgtgttttttttcggGTGTCCCCAGGTCAGCTCCCACCCCGGTTTTCTCCCTGGAGCTTTGCACAAGGTTTTACAGgcataaataaattaaaaaaataattaaaaaaagaaatatttaaaaaaataaagcactttttCGCCCGGTGCAACGAGGTTCTGAAAGGCAATCAGCAATTCCTATCGCCCCGAACTTTAGGGGGTCGGGGAGGAACCCCCTCAGCGCAAAAATCTTCGGAGAACGGGGATGGGATTTGGAGAACGGGATGGGAGACGAGATAAAACCCAGCTCTGGTCGAAAAAACGAATTCTGGGTTATGCAGATTGCTAAAAACACCACAATTTGAGGCCTGGCAACCCTAAAAAGCAAGAATTAAGACCCAGGAATTGGAAACCGGGCGCACCCTGCGGTATCCAACAACCCTCGGTGTCATTTCCCCTGCGGGGACGCCCAAAGCTCTCCGTTAGCTGCCACCGAGGAGATGCCTGACCCCAAAACCATCAAAAGCTGCACCTAAAACCCGAAAATTTGAAGGAAAACCTCTAGAGGGACGGCTTTGCCGAGCAACCCAGCCGCTCACCCTTTCCTCCGGATGATTTTCGTCCTGCTCTTCACTTTGTAGCCGGAGGGAACGGCGTCGCCGAAGGGTTTCGAAACCCCGAAACCCAAGGGAAAGGgttgggggaaggaggaaggcgaaggcttctcctcctccctcctcctcacaCCGCCAACGAAACGCCGACCTGGAGGTGgaaggagaaggctgcagggcGGCGGCTTTCCACTTGTATTTGCTGGGAGAAACGCCCGATTTGGGCGGCGATTTCTTCGTTTTGCTCCCCAAATCGCTTTTCGGCGCCACCGTTTTCGCCCCGCCGACGATTTTCCCGAGCTCCTTCGGGACCCCGAGGGCTCCCCCACCTCTTTACCGCCCTCCAGCACCTCCCGGGGTTCGCCACCCAGGTGTAGTTGCTCCTCCTAAATTTGGAGCCTTTCCCCGACCCCGTTGTCATCATCGCCGCCGCCCTTTGGACTCCGGGAGCTTTGTGCAGCGCCGAAAATTTCCCTTTCGCCCCGAGGGCTCTGGAGGACGCCCCCACGACCCCAAGAAGCTCTCGGCGAACGTCCCCACCCCGCTCGAAGCCCGTTTGTCCCGAAATTTCCCCCTCCGGCTTGCACCACACCAAATGGCGAGCCTGCGGTTGAGTTTTAGGGGCGACGGCGTTTTCGCAAGGCGCCCTCGAGGTTTCGGCTCCCTCGGCGCTCAGCTGCACGTTGTGGGGTCGTTCCGGGAAGGTTTTGTAGGACGAGCTGACACGCGGTGAGAGGAGCTGAAGGAGACGGAGAGAGAAGGTTTTGGTCCTTCTTTTTGGGGCgggtgaggagaggaggaggatgggcgCCCGCTTTGATCCTCGCCCGGTTCCATTTTCAGGCCGGAGGAAGGAGTCGAAAAAACTTTTGGGGCCAAAAACTTCGGGGCCGAAACCTTCGAAACTTTCGGTGTCCATATCTTTAGGGCCGAAAGCTTCAGCATCAAAACCTTTAGGGCTGAAAGCTTCGAAAGCTTCAGCATCAAAATTTTTAGGACCAAAACCTTCAAGACCTCCAGCCCCAAAAGATTCAGCATCAAAATCTTTAGGACCAAAATCTTTAGGGCCAAAACCTTCAAAAGCTTCAGCATCAAGATCTTCTTTAGGACCAAAACCTCCAAGACCTTCAGCCCCAAAATCTTTAGGGCCAAAACCTTCAAGACCTTCAGCATCAAAATCTTCTTTAGGGCCAAAATCTTTAGGGCCAAAACCTTCCAAACCTTCAGCCCCAAAACCTTCGAAACCTTCGGCCCCAAAACCTTTAGAGCCAAAACCTTCCAAACCTTCGGCCCTAAAATCTTTAGGAGCGAAACCTTCCAAACCTTCAGCCCCAAAACCTTTAGGGCCAAAACTTTCAGCCCCGAATCCTTCGGCCCCCAAAACCAACCCGCTCCTTTGGGTCACCTGGATCCCCACCACGATATTCCCGTCCCTAGTGAGGTCCACGTGTCTCTCGGGTGACCCCGCGGGGATCGGGGCCTCCCGGTTCTCCTGCTTGATCCCAAAAGCCCTGGAGGGCGGCGGGTTGACGAGGGAATATTTCTTCCTCCAGGAACGACCCTGTTGGAAATCCCGGGGGGGTAACGTCCCGAAAACGACCCCCTCCTGCTATAGGGGGGGTTCTGCCGCTGCCTGGGGTTGCTCCAGCTCGGCCTCGGCGCGGCCCCGTGGGTGCTCCTGTGGCTGTCGATGAGccctgggggggaaaaaaaaaaacattttttaacgTCCAGCCCcgttttttgggtttttttttggagcaggAGGCTCCCAGGTGAGTCACAGGGCCCTAACGAGCAGCTGGGGGTAATTAAGACGGGTGATTAACGCGCCAGGGAAGCCAGGGGTTGTCCCgtccccacccccagcacccttgggtgcccgaCACCTCCCCTCTGGAGGGTCTCGGAGCTCCCCTAAAGCCCCCCGGGACCCTAcagagcccccccaaaaaaaactgGGTCCCCCTCACTgagccttcctcttcctcctcaccccctcttcttcctctcccctcctcttcctcctccaccggacccccctccctcctcctcttcctccccctcatttttccccagccccctccccctcttcttcctcacccccctcttcttcctcctccccttcccttccctcctcctctcttcctcccttctcctcttcctcaccccctttctcctcctcactcctcttcctcaccccctccccctcctctccttcctcccctttcccttcttcctcctcacccccctcccctcttcttcttcctcctcaccccccttcctctctcctcctcttcctcaccccctcctctcttcttctccccctcctcttcctccccactccctcatccctcttctcccctccccctcttcctcttcctctctccctccccctcctcctcctttctcacccccctcctcctcttcttcccccttcctccctcctcttcttcctcaccccttcctcaccctccctcctcctcctcacccccctcttcttctcctcctaTTCCTCACTCCCTACCCtcatcctcccccctccctccctccccctcctcttcctctccccttcctcacccctccctcctcttcctcaccccctcccctcttctcctcctcctctccctcccccctccctcctctccctccccctccccccttcctcaCCCCCCTCCTTCTCGTCTTCCTCacctccttctttcctcctcctcaccccctccctcagtccctctccttcctcctcttcctcaccccttcctcccccctccctcacccccctccccttcttccctcctcctcttcttcctcaccccctctctcctcttcttcctccctcctcttcctcaccccttcctcttcttcctcccttctccctcaccccttcctcccccctccctcctcttcctcacccccctcccctctcctcctcctcctcacctccctcccctctcctcctcctcacctcctccctccccccttcctcaccccccttccccctccttctctttctccccccttcctcaccctccctcctcccactcctcttcctcaccccccttcctctctcctcttccttaccccctcccttcttgtcctcctcctccctcccccttcctcacccccttccctctcttcctccctcctcctcttcctcctctctctccctccctcctcctcctccttcctcacctcttcctcactctgcctccccccttcctcctcctcctccccctccctcgTCTTCCTCaccccttcctcttctccctccccccaccctcctcaccccttcctccttcccccccccccgcaccctgCAGCCTGCGGATCTCCCTGCGCAGCCTCTCGCTCTCCTCCATCCCCGCCGCtcgcccccgccgccgctgACGTCATCGCCGCGCGCCGCCCGTTGAGCCCCGCTCACGTGACCGCGCGCGCGCTCACGTGACGCGGCCCGCACCGCGCGCGCGCCCCCGCCGTTGCCTAGCAACGGGGGCCGGGCCCTGCGGCCTGGTGCGCGCCGCCGCAGCCTGAGGAGGGCTCAGGGGGGTTGGGGTCCCCTCATAGGTGGCCTCGGTCACCCGGCCTCGGTCCCCTGGCCTCTTCCAGTTGTCCCCTGGCCTCAGTTAACTGTCACCTGGCCTCTGTCAAGTGTCACCTGGCCTCTGTTACCCAGCCTCAGTCAACTGTCACCTGGCCACTGTCACCTGGCCTCTGTCACTTGATGTGTCTTACTTGGCCTCTATCAACTGTTCCTTGGCCACTGTCACTTGGTCACTGTCACCTGGCCTCTGTTACCTGGCCTCAGTCAACTGTCCCTGGCCTCAGTTAACTGTTATATGGCCTCTGTCAGTTGTCACCTGGCCTCTGTTACTTGGCCTCTATCAATTGTCACCTGGCCTCTGTTTCCTGGCCTCAGTCAACTGTCACCTGGCCACTATCACCTGGCCTCTGTCACTTGACGTGTGTTACTTGGCCTCTATCAACTGTTCCTTGGTCACTGTCACCTGGCCTCTGTTACGTGGCTCTATCAACTGTCACCTGGCCTCAGTCCCCTGGCCTCAGTCAACTGTCCCCTGGCCTCAGTTAACTGTTATATGGCCTCTGTCAGTTGTCACCTGGCCTCTATCAATTGTCACTTGGCCTCTGTTACCTGGCCTCAGGCAACTGCCACCTGGCCTCTGTTACTTGGCCTCTATCAACTGTTTCTTGGTCACTGTCACCTGGCCTCTGTCACCTGGCATCTGTTACTTGGCCTCTATCAACTGTCCCCTGGGCTCAGTTAACTGTCACCTGGCCACTGTCACCTGGCCTCTGTCAAGTGTTACATGGCTTCTGGTACATGGCCTCAGTCCCCTGGCCTCTGTCACCTGGCCTCAGTCAGTTGTCACCTGGCCTTTGTCACTTGGCCTTTGTTACCTGCCATCAGTCAGCTGTCACTTGGCCTCTGTTACTTGGTGTCCGTTACTTGGCCTCTATCAATTGTGACTTGGTCACTGTCACCTGGCCTCTGTCACTTGGCCTctgttacagaatcacaaaatcacagaatttctaggttggaagagccctccaaggtcacccagtccaacccctgacctaaccctaaccagtcCTCCCCTAAACCacatcactgagctctacatctaaacgtcttttaaaaacctctagggatggtgactcaaccaggGCAGCTcatcccaatgcctcacaaccctttccgtgaagaagttcttcctaatatccaacctaaacctctcctggcacaactttagcccattgcctctcatcctgtcacatGGGGGAATAGACCAACCCTCACCTCACTACATCAAGTTACCTGGCCCCTGTCACCTGCCCCAGCTGGCTCCATCCCATCTCTTGTCCCACCAGCTCCCCTTGTCCCTCTCCCAACCCTTCCATGATCCCAGCTCCCCCAACCCCACCTAGGTCCAGAGAcctggactcgatgatcttgaggtctcttccaacctagaaattctgtgagaGTCCAATGGAGGGCCACCAAGAATctctctcctgtgaggagaggttGGGAGAGCCGGGCCTGATCGGGTTGGAGAAGAGGGGCTGGTCCATATCCATCAATATTTGAGAGGAGATGCTGAGAGGACAGAGCCGGGCTCTGCTCCACCGGTGCCCAGTGccagctgctctgggtgtccccgCTCGAGCAAGAGGGGTTGaaccagatggcctccagaagTCCCCGTCAACCATTTTGTGGTTTTGGATCTGCTTTTCCCTGTGCCCCAGCCCCATCACGACCAGGTCTCCCACCCTAACGTGGCACAAGGAGGAGGATCTGCTCATGACGGACTCCATCTCACAATCATCTCCCTTAATTTCTCATATGTGGGTCCTA includes:
- the ZC3H3 gene encoding LOW QUALITY PROTEIN: zinc finger CCCH domain-containing protein 3 (The sequence of the model RefSeq protein was modified relative to this genomic sequence to represent the inferred CDS: inserted 3 bases in 2 codons; deleted 1 base in 1 codon), with protein sequence MEESERLRREIRRLQGLIDSHRSTHGAAPRPSWSNPRQRQNPPYSRRGSFSGRXPPRDFQQGRSWRKKYSLVNPPPSRAFGIKQENREAPIPAGSPERHVDLTRDGNIVVGIQVTQRSGLVLGAEGFGAESFGPKGFGAEGFGAEGLEGFGPKDFGPKEDFDAEGLEGFGPKDFGAEGLGGFGPKEDLDAEAFEGFGPKDFGPKDFDAESFGAGGLEGFGPKNFDAEAFEAFSPKGFDAEAFGPKDMDTESFEGFGPEVFGPKSFFDSFLRPENGTGRGSKRAPILLLSSPAPKRRTKTFSLRLLQLLSPRVSSSYKTFPERPHNVQLSAEGAETSRAPCENAVAPKTQPQARHLVWCKPEGEISGQTGFERGGDVRRELLGVVGASSRALGAKGKFSALHKAPGVQRAAAMMTTGSGKGSKFRRSNYTWVANPGRCWRAVKRWGSPRGPEGARKIVGGAKTVAPKSDLGSKTKKSPPKSGVSPSKYKWKAAALQPSPSTSRSAFRWRCEEXREEEKPSPSSFPQPFPLGFGVSKPFGDAVPSGYKVKSRTKIIRRKGSPADKKSSPTPPAPLRSPFQAKKRNLRGKTALPKRCSPKGLLQLSKHRLCRLPAARSQIFGREGASLLFARSPPANKVIKTRYRIVKKNVGFPSSSFSSPGPSWKTRRLGTSRSLLLNQARPSPQGTKSQPVPPGWRSKGYRCIGGVMYRVSANKLSKTSSTPSRGRDLSTKSPGRAVRLSGTPGGPGFSPSGILNRSTTSRYIASRAVQRSLAIIRQAKQKKEKKKEYCMYYNRFGRCNRGENCPYIHDPEKVAVCTRFLRGTCKKTDGNCPFSHKVSKDKMPVCSYFLKGICSNSNCPYSHVYVSRKAEVCQDFLKGYCPMGEKCKKKHTLVCPDFAKKGVCPKGARCKLLHPQKKRQPRGDIADPPSKCQWLCEETGRNHPAQRCDDGEVPGPSGAEQDVKFWKDADASQSSRLQKLPSFISLLSSASPGDEGCKVERDEDEPGDEPAGTKWKRTLSWAASRDPENASQEEGGGRGKKLQIKPRL